The following are encoded in a window of Vigna unguiculata cultivar IT97K-499-35 chromosome 8, ASM411807v1, whole genome shotgun sequence genomic DNA:
- the LOC114193876 gene encoding uncharacterized protein LOC114193876, translating into MAELIHVAVVAASLGCVSTLLLLFMWRWCHHNKHHTNFVQPNSLTRMETLQAGIAKLHQHQPALYHQFDQKNNHNHKKQNFYVFHNGLSRRGHLFNWDDHPYLLVDAVENGWSGFAFTKTNMPSPSKRSSLFGACAAAENGRETEAEITWEVCNGSAECMQKVRLNPELKKVLHSNNSSNMSVASVIRTALPLPGPPLGNYAFPQEAYFEITILCSGVGNHESVVGKKEGEKTKLLIEDGSNGVCDLNVVEEVKFEQKESGRKIGSVMFSLGLTAGGAVPLRVPGSYPRSIGFNSNGSVFLEGMKLVMESEKAQWIGSERVIGCGYDPRQKKVFFTLDSELVHVIHCQSEEFGTPLSPTLAANIDIQVLVNFGQSAFKYAPANAQRTPNPCFIAPLVNSPGATLGYDDSKELFSMGRIDSQWHNRSSNKPNQPNGNNSQVLDFDDSEADLFEIVLDGS; encoded by the exons ATGGCTGAACTCATACATGTTGCAGTGGTGGCAGCCTCCTTGGGATGTGTTTCAACCCTTTTGCTGCTTTTCATGTGGCGTTGGTGTCATCACAACAAACACCACACAAACTTTGTTCAACCCAATAGCTTGACCAGAATGGAGACTCTCCAAGCAGGAATTGCAAAACTTCATCAACACCAACCTGCACTCTATCACCAATTTGACCAGAAGAACAATCAcaatcacaaaaaacaaaacttttatgtttttcacAATGGGCTATCTAGAAGGGGCCATTTGTTCAACTGGGATGATCATCCCTACCTTCTGGTTGATGCTGTGGAAAATGGGTGGTCTGGATTTGCTTTCACCAAGACCAACATGCCATCTCCTTCAAAAAGATCAAGTCTTTTTGGAGCATGTGCTGCTGCTGAGAATGGGAGAGAAACTGAGGCTGAGATAACTTGGGAAGTGTGTAATGGATCAGCTGAATGTATGCAGAAGGTTAGACTCAATCCTGAGTTGAAAAAGGTTCTTCATTCAAACAACTCTTCCAATATGAGTGTTGCTTCTGTCATTAGAACGGCTCTACCTCTTCCTGGTCCTCCTTTGGGAAACTATGCATTCCCACAAGAAGCTTATTTTGAAATCACCATACTGTGTTCTGGTGTTGGGAATCATGAATCTGTTGTTGGAAAGAAAGAAGGGGAGAAGACAAAACTCTTAATTGAAGATGGTTCCAATGGTGTATGTGATTTGAATGTGGTTGAAGAAGTGAAATTTGAGCAGAAAGAGAGTGGTAGAAAGATTGGATCTGTGATGTTCTCATTGGGGTTGACAGCAGGAGGAGCTGTTCCTTTGAGAGTTCCAGGTAGCTATCCTAGGAGCATTGGATTCAACTCCAATGGTTCTGTCTTTCTTGAAG GAATGAAACTTGTGATGGAGTCTGAGAAGGCACAGTGGATAGGAAGTGAAAGGGTAATTGGATGCGGGTATGATCCAAGGCAGAAGAAGGTTTTCTTCACATTGGACTCAGAATTGGTGCATGTAATCCACTGTCAGTCAGAGGAATTTGGCACTCCACTCTCTCCAACTTTGGCTGCAAACATAGACATTCAGGTTTTGGTTAATTTTGGACAAAGTGCATTCAAATATGCACCTGCAAATGCACAAAGAACACCAAATCCATGCTTCATAGCCCCACTTGTAAATTCCCCTGGTGCTACCCTCGGTTATGATGACAGCAAGGAACTCTTTTCCATGGGTAGGATTGATTCTCAGTGGCATAACAGATCTTCAAACAAACCAAATCAACCCAATGGAAATAATAGCCAAGTCTTAGATTTTGATGACTCTGAGGCTGATCTATTTGAAATAGTCTTGGATGGTTCATAA
- the LOC114194377 gene encoding long chain base biosynthesis protein 1 produces the protein MSASERFLANSMDTPVASAVFNFVNSTPVASAVFNFVNSTLDWVTFALDAPSARAVVFGVHIGGHLFIEVFLLVVILFLLSQKSYKPPKRPLTNKEIDELCDEWVPEPLIPTLNKEVLYEPPVLESAAGPHTIINGKEVVNFASANYLGFIGHPKLLDSCSSALAKYGVGSCGPRGFYGTIDVHLDCEARIAKFLGTPDSILYSYGLSTMFSAIPAFSKKGDIIVADEGVHWGIQNGLHLSRSTVVYFKHNDMDSLRETLENITVKYKRTKNLRRYIVVEAVYQNSGQIAPLDEIIKLKEKYLFRVLLDESNSLGVLGSSGRGLTEYYGVPVEKIDIVTAAMGHALATEGGFCTGSARVIDHQRLSSSGYVFSASLPPYLASAAITAIDILEENPNLITKLKSNISLLRKELSKVSGITIASNPESPIVYLRLEQSTGSVKDDLRLLETIAERVLREESVFVVVSKRSTLDKCRLPVGIRLFVSAGHSEFDLLKASESLKRVTESVLGGYN, from the exons ATGAGTGCTTCTGAAAGGTTCCTTGCGAATTCTATGGATACTCCGGTGGCCTCTGCCGTCTTCAATTTCGTGAACTCGACTCCGGTGGCCTCTGCCGTCTTCAATTTCGTGAACTCGACGTTGGATTGGGTGACGTTCGCCTTGGATGCTCCTTCTGCCCGAGCTGTGGTTTTCGGAGTCCATATCGGTg GACATTTATTCATCGAAGTTTTTCTGCTGGTGGTCATACTTTTCTTGCTTTCGCAGAAAAGTTACAAGCCTCCTAAGAGGCCATTAACAAACAAG GAAATTGACGAGTTATGTGACGAATGGGTTCCAGAACCCCTTATTCCTACTCTTAATAAAGAGGTGCTGTATGAACCACCAGTGCTGGAgag TGCTGCTGGCCCGCATACCATAATCAATGGCAAAGAAGTTGTCAATTTTGCTTCAGCAAACTATCTTGGGTTTATAGGTCATCCAAAGCTACTT GACTCATGTTCTTCTGCTTTAGCAAAATATGGTGTTGGTTCTTGTGGTCCCCGTGGGTTTTATGGGACAATTG ATGTCCACCTTGATTGTGAAGCAAGAATAGCAAAATTTTTAGGAACCCCTGATTCAATTCTCTACTCCTACGGACTTTCCACAATGTTCAGTGCAATTCCTGCTTTCTCTAAAAAAGGAGATATAATTGTAGC AGATGAGGGAGTTCACTGGGGAATACAGAATGGCCTTCATCTTTCTCGAAGCACAGTAGTGTATTTTAAGCACAATGACATGGACTCTTTAAGAGAAACGCTAGAAAACATTACTGTCAAATATAAGCGGACGAAGAATTTGAGGCGATATATTGTTGTTGAAGCTGTCTACCAG AATTCTGGCCAAATAGCACCCTTGGACGAGATCATTAAATTGAAGGAAAAATATCTATTTCGTGTTCTGCTGGATGAAAGCAACTCATTGGGTGTGCTTGGAAGTTCAGGAAGAGGTCTCACTGAATACTATGGAGTTCCG GTTGAGAAGATAGACATTGTCACTGCTGCTATGGGACATGCATTGGCCACAGAAGGAGGATTCTGCACTGGAAGTGCAAGAGTTATAGATCACCAA CGATTGAGTAGCTCTGGTTACGTCTTTTCTGCTTCTTTGCCTCCTTATCTTGCAAGCGCTGCAATTACAGCTATTGATATCCTGGAGGAAAATCCCAATCTAATAACAAAGCTGAAGAGCAATATTTCTTTGTTAAGGAAAG AATTGTCAAAAGTATCGGGCATCACAATTGCAAGTAATCCAGAGTCACCTATTGTTTATCTGAGATTAGAGCAATCAACAGGTTCCGTGAAAGATGACCTGCGTCTGCTTGAAACTATCGCAGAACGG GTTTTGAGGGAAGAATCTGTATTTGTGGTGGTTTCCAAAAGATCAACACTGGATAAGTGTCGTTTGCCTGTAGGGATTAGATTGTTTGTCTCTGCAGGGCATTCGGAGTTTGATTTGCTCAAGGCATCCGAATCATTAAAGAGAGTTACAGAATCAGTGCTGGGTGGTTATAATTGA